A single Pseudobdellovibrionaceae bacterium DNA region contains:
- the eno gene encoding phosphopyruvate hydratase gives MAKIAKVFGREILDSRGNPTVEVDVTFDNGHMGRVGVPSGASTGAYEAHELRDKDPKRYLGKGVHKAVENVNSVLAPALAGKNFTTVEEFDAGLLEIDGTENKSKLGANAILGVSMAAAKAAAASEGVSLFRYLGGDKATKLPVPLMNVVNGGAHANNGMDVQEFMIAPVVGGRFSESLRAGSEIFHCLKKIIDEKGMPTAVGDEGGFAPNLAKNIEALQLIMQATEKAGYRPGEDVFLALDVASTELFKNGKYDWEGGQITAQELGEIYKGWAKEFPLVSIEDGFAEDDWDGWIAFTKDVGDKMQLVGDDLFVTNPKRLQDGIKRGAANALLVKVNQIGSLSETVKAVRMAQEAKYRCVMSHRSGETEDATIADLAVALSTEQIKTGSLCRGERTAKYNQLLRIEEELGAKAEYWGRRAF, from the coding sequence GGTGGGAGTGCCCTCCGGTGCTTCAACTGGTGCCTATGAGGCCCATGAACTGCGTGACAAAGATCCCAAGCGCTATTTGGGTAAGGGTGTGCACAAAGCCGTTGAAAATGTGAATAGTGTTTTGGCCCCAGCTTTGGCAGGCAAGAACTTCACCACGGTTGAAGAATTTGATGCCGGGCTACTAGAAATCGATGGAACAGAAAACAAGTCAAAGCTAGGTGCCAACGCCATCCTCGGTGTCTCAATGGCCGCCGCTAAAGCTGCTGCTGCCAGTGAAGGTGTCTCCTTGTTTCGCTACTTGGGTGGGGACAAGGCGACCAAGCTCCCCGTGCCTTTGATGAACGTCGTCAATGGCGGTGCTCACGCGAATAACGGCATGGATGTTCAGGAGTTCATGATCGCTCCCGTTGTGGGTGGGCGTTTTTCTGAAAGTCTTCGGGCTGGTTCAGAGATTTTTCATTGTCTTAAGAAAATCATCGACGAAAAAGGCATGCCCACCGCTGTTGGGGACGAGGGCGGGTTTGCCCCAAACCTGGCAAAAAATATCGAAGCCTTGCAGTTGATCATGCAGGCGACCGAGAAGGCCGGATACCGCCCCGGCGAAGATGTATTTCTAGCCTTGGATGTGGCATCCACTGAGCTGTTTAAGAACGGCAAGTATGACTGGGAAGGTGGCCAAATCACCGCCCAGGAGCTGGGTGAGATCTACAAAGGTTGGGCCAAGGAGTTTCCTTTAGTCTCCATCGAAGACGGATTTGCTGAGGACGACTGGGATGGTTGGATCGCTTTTACCAAAGATGTGGGTGATAAGATGCAGTTGGTGGGTGACGACTTGTTTGTAACAAACCCCAAGCGTCTTCAGGACGGCATCAAGCGTGGTGCGGCGAATGCCTTATTGGTCAAGGTCAATCAAATCGGAAGTCTCAGTGAAACAGTGAAGGCTGTACGCATGGCTCAAGAGGCGAAATACCGTTGTGTCATGTCTCACCGAAGTGGCGAAACTGAAGACGCAACAATTGCGGATTTGGCGGTTGCCCTTTCAACAGAACAAATCAAAACCGGCTCATTGTGCCGGGGCGAGAGAACAGCTAAATACAATCAGCTTCTGCGAATTGAAGAAGAGCTTGGCGCAAAAGCTGAGTACTGGGGCCGAAGGGCCTTCTGA
- the eno gene encoding phosphopyruvate hydratase, translating to MAKIAKVFGREILDSRGNPTVEVDVTFDNGHMGRVGVPSGASTGAYEAHELRDKDPKRYLGKGVHKAVENVNSVLAPALAGKNFTTVEEFDAGLLEIDGTENKSKLGANAILGVSMAAAKAAAASEGVSLFRYLGGDKATKLPVPLMNVVNGGAHANNGMDVQEFMIAPVVGGRFSESLRAGSEIFHCLKKIIDEKGMPTAVGDEGGFAPNLAKNIEALQLIMQATEKAGYRPGEDVFLALDVASTELFKNGKYDWEGGQITAQELGEIYKGWAKEFPLVSIEDGFAEDDWDGWIAFTKDVGDKMQLVGDDLFVTNPKRLQDGIKRGAANALLVKVNQIGSLSETVKAVRMAQEAKYRCVMSHRSGETEDATIADLAVALSTEQIKTGSLCRGERTAKYNQLLRIEEELGAKAEYWGRRAF from the coding sequence GTGGCAAAGATCGCTAAAGTGTTTGGACGAGAAATTCTAGACAGCCGGGGAAATCCAACTGTTGAAGTGGATGTGACCTTCGACAACGGACACATGGGTCGGGTGGGAGTGCCCTCCGGTGCTTCAACTGGTGCCTATGAGGCCCATGAACTGCGTGACAAAGATCCCAAGCGCTATTTGGGTAAGGGTGTGCACAAAGCCGTTGAAAATGTGAATAGTGTTTTGGCCCCAGCTTTGGCAGGCAAGAACTTCACCACGGTTGAAGAATTTGATGCCGGGCTACTAGAAATCGATGGAACAGAAAACAAGTCAAAGCTAGGTGCCAACGCCATCCTCGGTGTCTCAATGGCCGCCGCTAAAGCTGCTGCTGCCAGTGAAGGTGTCTCCTTGTTTCGCTACTTGGGTGGGGACAAGGCGACCAAGCTCCCCGTGCCTTTGATGAACGTCGTCAATGGCGGTGCTCACGCGAATAACGGCATGGATGTTCAGGAGTTCATGATCGCTCCCGTTGTGGGTGGGCGTTTTTCTGAAAGTCTTCGGGCTGGTTCAGAGATTTTTCATTGTCTTAAGAAAATCATCGACGAAAAAGGCATGCCCACCGCTGTTGGGGACGAGGGCGGGTTTGCCCCAAACCTGGCAAAAAATATCGAAGCCTTGCAGTTGATCATGCAGGCGACCGAGAAGGCCGGATACCGCCCCGGCGAAGATGTATTTCTAGCCTTGGATGTGGCATCCACTGAGCTGTTTAAGAACGGCAAGTATGACTGGGAAGGTGGCCAAATCACCGCCCAGGAGCTGGGTGAGATCTACAAAGGTTGGGCCAAGGAGTTTCCTTTAGTCTCCATCGAAGACGGATTTGCTGAGGACGACTGGGATGGTTGGATCGCTTTTACCAAAGATGTGGGTGATAAGATGCAGTTGGTGGGTGACGACTTGTTTGTAACAAACCCCAAGCGTCTTCAGGACGGCATCAAGCGTGGTGCGGCGAATGCCTTATTGGTCAAGGTCAATCAAATCGGAAGTCTCAGTGAAACAGTGAAGGCTGTACGCATGGCTCAAGAGGCGAAATACCGTTGTGTCATGTCTCACCGAAGTGGCGAAACTGAAGACGCAACAATTGCGGATTTGGCGGTTGCCCTTTCAACAGAACAAATCAAAACCGGCTCATTGTGCCGGGGCGAGAGAACAGCTAAATACAATCAGCTTCTGCGAATTGAAGAAGAGCTTGGCGCAAAAGCTGAGTACTGGGGCCGAAGGGCCTTCTGA